In the Streptomyces sp. 3214.6 genome, GGGTGGGCCTTCAGCGCCTGGGCCGCCGCCTTCACGAAGAACGGCATCGGGGAGAGCTTGACGCCCTCGCGCGCGGCGAAGGAGTCCTTGGCCTGAGCGCGCAGCCGCATCAGGCGGGTGACGTCGACCTCGACGACCGACGACAGCTGCGCCTGCTCGTGCAGCGCCTTGACCATGTTGTCGCCGATGACCTTGCGGATGCGCGGCATCTTGACGGTCTGGCCGCGCAGCGGGGAGGCCTCGAGCTTCGGGGCCTTCTTCGCGGCGGCGGCAGCAGGCGCGGCAGCGGCCGGAGCCGGGGCAGCGGCGGCGGCCTTCGCGGCCTCGGCGGCGGCGAGGACGTCCTGCTTGCGGATCCGACCGCCGACGCCGGTGCCCTTGACGGCGGCCAGGTCGACGCCGTTCTCGGCGGCGAGCTTGCGCACCAGCGGGGTCACGTACGCACCCTCGTCGGTGGCCTGCGCGGCGGGCGCGGGCGCCGGGGTGACCGGAGCCGGAGCGACCGGCGCGGGCGCCGGAGCGGCCGGAGCCGGGGCAGCGGCGACCGGGGCGGGCGCCGGAGCGGCGGGGGCCGGGGCCGGGGCGGCCGGCACCGGAGCGGCCGGAGCCGGGGCAGCGGCGGCGGGCGCCGGGGCGGCGGGAGCCGGAGCAGCCGCGGGGGCCGCGCCCGGGGCGCCGATGACGGCGAGCTTGGCGCCGACCTCGGCGGTCTCGTCCTCACCGACGGTGATCTCCAGCAGCACACCCGAGGTGGGCGCCGGGATCTCGGTGTCCACCTTGTCGGTCGACACCTCCAGCAGCGGTTCGTCGGCCTCGACGCTGTCGCCGACCGACTTCAGCCAGCGGGTGACGGTGCCCTCGGTGACGGACTCGCCGAGCGCGGGCAGGACCACGTCCGTGCCCTGCGCGGAACCGGCGCCGGCGGCGGCCTCGGCGGTGGGCGCCGGGGCGGGAGCGGCCTGCTCGGTGGAGGGCTGGGCGGCCGGGGTGGGCTCGGGAGCCGGGGCCGCGACGGGCTCGGCGACCGGTGCCGGAGCGGCAGCAGCCGCACCCGTGCCGTCGTCGATGACGGCGAGCTCGGCGCCGACCTCGACCGTCTCGTCCTCGGCGACCTTGATGGAGGCCAGGATGCCGGCGGCGGGGGAGGGGATCTCGGTGTCGACCTTGTCGGTCGACACCTCGAGCAGCGGCTCGTCGGCCTCTACGCGCTCACCCTCGGCCTTCAGCCAGCGGGTGACAGTGCCCTCGGTGACGCTCTCGCCGAGCGCCGGAAGGGTTACGGAAACCGCCATGGTTTCGGTTGCTCCTTACGAATTGCGGAAGTCTGAGTCGTCGCTTCGACGTGTTTCGACCGAGGGTCAGTCGTGCGCGTGCAGCGGCTTGCCCGCCAGGGCCAGGTGGGCCTCGCCGAGCGCCTCGTTCTGCGTGGGGTGGGCGTGGATGAGCTGCGCGACCTCGGCCGGCAGCGCCTCCCAGTTGTAGATCAGCTGGGCTTCGCCGACCTGCTCGCCCATGCGGTCACCGACCATGTGGACGCCGACCACGGCACCGTCCTTGACCTGGACGAGCTTGATCTCGCCCGAGGTGTTCAGGATCTTGCTCCTGCCGTTGCCCGCCAGGTTGTACTTCAGAGCGACGACCTTGTCCGCGCCGTAGATCTCCTTGGCCTTGGCCTCGGTGATGCCCACGGAGGCGACCTCCGGGTGGCAGTACGTCACCCGCGGCACACCGTCGTAGTCGATCGGGACGGCCTTGAGACCGGCCAGACGCTCCGCCACCAGGATGCCCTCGGCGAAGCCGACGTGCGCGAGCTGGAGCGTGGGGACCAGGTCGCCGACCGCGGAGATCGTCGGGACGTTGGTGCGCATGTACTCGTCGACCAGGACGTAGCCGCGGTCCATCGCGACGCCCTGCTCCTCGTAGCCCAGACCGGCGGAGACGGGCCCGCGGCCCACCGCGACCAGCAGGACCTCGGCCTCGAACTCCTTGCCGTCGGCCAGGGTGACCTTGACGCCGTCGGCGGTGTACTCGGCCTTCGAGAAGAAGGTGCCCAGGTTGAACTTGATGCCGCGCTTGCGGAACGCGCGCTCAAGAAGCTTGGAGGAGTTCTCGTCCTCGACCGGCACGAGGTGCTTCAGACCCTCGATGACCGTGACGTCGGAGCCGAAGGACTTCCACGCCGAGGCGAACTCGACGCCGATGACACCGCCGCCGAGGATGATCGCGGACTTCGGCACGCGGTCCAGGACGAGGGCGTGGTCGGAGGAGATGATCCGGTTGCCGTCGATCTCCAGGCCCGGCAGCGACTTCGGCACGGAGCCGGTCGCCAGGAGCACATGGCGCCCCTGGATCCGCCGGCCGTTCACGTCGACGGAGGTGGGAGAGGACAGCCGGCCCTCACCCTCGATGTACGTCACCTTCCGGGAGGCGACAAGTCCCTGCAGGCCCTTGTACAGGCCGGAGATCACGCCGTCCTTGTACTTGTGGACCCCGGCGATGTCGATGCCCTCGAAGGTGGCCTTGACGCCGAACTGCTCGCTCTCGCGGGCCTGGTCGGCGATCTCGCCCGCGTGCAGCAGGGCCTTGGTGGGGATGCAACCCCGGTGCAGGCAGGTGCCGCCGACCTTGTCCTTCTCGATCAGGGCGACGTCCAGGCCCAGCTGCGCCCCGCGCAGGGCCGCGGCGTAACCGCCACTACCACCGCCGAGGATCACTAGGTCGAAAACGGTGCTGGCGTCGTTCGCCACGTCACGTCCTCCATGCATGTGCGCCACGCCGGTCTCCAGTGACCGGTCGGCGGCTGGTGTCCGGCCGCTCTGTTATCGGCCCTGTGGTGGGGGCCCTGTCCTGCCGAGCCCCATCCTCGCACTTGTCGGAGGCGGACGAGACACGGGGCCGGGGTGTGAGACACCCCACGCTCACATGTGACGGACGTGGGGGGAGCCGGTTCAGGGGGGCGAGGAACTGCGCGACCAGCCACATATGGCCCGCACCCGCCACATGACGGACGGGCCCGAGTGATCAGGCGCACAGTCCCCCTCTCCCGGAGCGACTAGCCCAGGTCGCCGGAGGCGGTGAGCTCCGCGAGCCGCACCAGCGTCCGCACCGCCGTACCCGTACCGCCCTTCGGCGTGTACCCGAAGGGACCCCCCTCGTTGAACGCGGGCCCGGCGATGTCCAGGTGCGCCCAGGTGATCCCCTCGCCGACGAACTCCCGCAGGAAGAGCCCGGCCACCAGCCCGCCGCCCATCCGCTCACCCATGTTCGCGATGTCGGCGACGCCGGAGTCCATGCCCTTGCGCAGGTGCTCCGGCAGCGGCATCGGCCAGGCCGGCTCGCCGACCTCCTCGGCGGCCTCGTGCACCGCGGAGCGGAACGCGTCGTCGTTCGCCATGATCCCGAAGGTCCGGCTGCCCAGCGCCAGCATCATCGCGCCGGTCAGGGTCGCCACGTCGACGATCGCGTCCGGCTTCTCCTCGGAGGCCGCCCACAGCGCGTCCGCCAGGACCAGCCGGCCCTCGGCGTCGGTGTTGAGGACCTCGACGGTCTTGCCGCTGTACATGCGCAGCACGTCACCCGGGCGGGTGGCGGAGCCCGACGGCATGTTCTCGGCGAGCGCCAGCCAGCCGGTGACGTTGACCTCGAGCCCGAGCCGTGCGGCGGCGACGACCGCGGCGAAGACCGCCGCCGCACCGCTCATGTCGCACTTCATCGTCTCGTTGTGCCCGGCCGGCTTCAGCGAGATGCCGCCCGAGTCGTAGGTGATGCCCTTGCCGACGAAGGCGAGGTGCTTCTTCGCCTTGCCCGAGGTGTACGACAGCTTCACCAGGCGCGGGGCGGCGGCCGAGCCGGAGCCGACGCCCAGGATGCCGCCGTAGCCGCCCTTGGCGAGGGCCTTGTCGTCGAGCACCTGCACCTTGATGCCGTGCTCCTTGGCCGCCGTCTGGGCGAGCGCGGCGAACGCCTGCGGGTCGAGGTCGTTCGGCGGCATGTTGATCAGGTCGCGGGCGCGGTTGAGCTCCTCGCCGACCGCGGCGGCACGCAGCAGCGCCGCCTTGTGGACGGCGTCGCGCGGCTTCCCGCCCAGCAGGGCGGCCTCGGCGAGCGGCGCCCTGCCGTTCTTGCCGTTCTTGGCCCTGGCGTCCTTGCCGCCCGGCCCGGTCTGCTTGTAGGCGTCGAAGGAGTACGCGCCGAGCAGCACGCCCTCGGCGATCGCGCCGATGTCGGCGGCGTCGGTGACCGGCAGGGCGAACGCGGCCTTCTTGGAGCCGGCGAGGGCGCGGGCGGCCACGCCGGCGGCCCTGCGCAGCGCCTCGGCGTCGAAACCGGCGTCCTTCTCGGGCTCGGCTCCGAGCCCCACCGCGAGCACGAGCGGCGCCTTGAAGCCGGCCGGGGCGGGCAGCTTCGTCACCTCGCCCTCGGCCCCGGAGGCACCGAGGGTTTCCAGGACGCCGGCGAGTCGGCCGTCGTAGGCCTTGTCGAGGGCTTCGGCGCCTGGGGCAACGATCAGGTCGCCAGACCTGGATGCGGCGCCCTTGGCGACACCGATCACGATCGCGTCGGCCCGGAGGCCGGGCGCCGCGGCGGTGCTGAGAGTGAGAGCAGTCACGGTGGTGAAATCTCGCTTCCGATGTGGAGTTTGCTGTGGCCGGAGGGTGTGGGTCGACCAGGCCCGACAGCCGACCCTAGAGCCGGGCAGAGGGTGCGGTCGTATCCGGGGTCTGCCTCACCGGCGCGGCGGACCGGTGCGGCGAATCCCGGAACGAGCCTACGCGTGCGTGTGTGTTCGCTCAGCACGCGAGGGTTCACCTGTCGATGGCGTCGTAGCCACTTGTCGATCCTCGCACTCCATGAACTGGGTCACACCCGTCGGGTTCCGGTGCCTCGGACGGCGATCATCGTGGAGTACGTTGCCGCACAACCTGGAGCCCGCCCGGTGAGACGCCCGACCGTTCTGCTGCCCCTTCTCGGCCTGCTGCTCGCGGGCTGCGCCTCCGCGCCGGACGACCCACCGCAGGACCGGCCTGACGGCTCGTCATCGGGCGCGACGTCGGCGAGCGGGAAGGTCTGGCAGCCCGCCCCCGGCATCGACTGGCAGTGGCAGCTCAGCGGACGCCTCGACACCTCCGTCGACGTGCCCGTCTACGACATCGACGGCTTCGACCAGACCAAGGACACGGTCGCCGGGCTGCACGACGACGGCCGCAAGGTCATCTGCTACCTCTCCACCGGCGCCTGGGAGGACTGGCGCCCCGACGCCGCGAAATTCCCCAAATCGGTGATCGGCAAAGGCAACGGCTGGGACGGCGAACGCTGGCTCGACATCCGCCGGACCGACGTCCTCGAACCGCTGATGGCGGCCCGCCTCGACATGTGCCGGGCCAAGGGCTTCGACGCCGTCGAGCCGGACAACATGGACGGCTACAAGAACACCACCGGCTTCCCGATCAAGGCCGCCGACCAACTCCGCTACAACCGTCTCATCGCCGGCCTCGCCCACGACCGGGGCATGTCCGTCGGCCTGAAGAACGACCTCGACCAGATCCCCGCCCTCGTCGACGACTTCGACTTCGCCGTCAACGAACAGTGCGCCCAGTACGACGAGTGCGAGGAGATGACCCCCTTCATCGAGGCGGGCAAGGCCGTCTTCCACGTCGAGTACGAACTCCCCACCAGCGACTTCTGCGCCGACTCCCGCCGCCTGCGCCTGAGTTCCCTGCTGAAGAAGTACGAACTGGGGGTATGGCGCGAGACCTGCCATCCGGCCGGCTAGGGCTGCCCTAGGCCCCCTGGTGGCCCAGGCAGAAGACCACGAGGGCGGTGGTCGCCGCCGTTTCGGCGAGGCCGCCGAACACGTCCCCGGTGACCCCGCCGAAGCGGCGCGTGCAGTGCCGTAGGAGGAGTTCGGCGGCGGCGAGGGCGGCGAGGATCGCGAGCGCCGGGCGGACGGCGTCGTACGGCTCGAAAAGGGGACCCGGCTCGACCGGCCCGAGGAGGGCGACGACGCCGTCGCCCCCGTACGGTCCGAGCCACGCGCCCGCGGCCGCCGCCGCCAGCGTGACCGCGACGGCGGCGATCACCGCGCCCCGCACCGGGACCACGCCCGCGACCGCCGCCCCCAGCCCCTCCGGCCGCGCGGCCGGCACCCCGTCGCGGGCCGCCAGGGTCAGCGCGAGTCGGGCGGCGGCCGCCGAGACGACGGCGGCCAGCGCGCCCAGGGTCCACGAGACCTCGTAGAGCTGCGTCAGCGCGGCCACTTGGGCGAGCAGCACGACGACGAGCGTGAGCACGCCGAACGGGCCGATGTCGGACTGCTTCATGATGCGCAGCGCGTCCTCGGCGGGCTTGCCGCTGCCGAGTCCGTCCGCGGTGTCGGCCAGCCCGTCCAGGTGCAGACCACGGGTGAGGACGGCGGGCACGGCGGCGGAGGCGACGGCGGCCAGCAGCGGGCTCGCGCCCAGCCGGAGCAGCAGCAGCCCGAGCCCCGCCGCGCAGCCGCCGACGACCAGCCCGACCAGCGGGGCGCTCAGCATGCCCCCACGGGCGGCCTGCCGATCCCAGCGGGTCACCCTGACCGGGAGCACGCTGAGGGTACCGAAGGCGAACCGAAGGCCGTCGAGAGGCGAGGTCATGGACACCGCGGCAGACTAGCCCGGACGCCGCACCGGCGAGACAGCCCACCCCTTCCGCCGGGAAACTGGCGGCATGGGCCAGTGGCTGCAGCGCAACATCGTCGAACCGGGCAAGCTCCCGCTGCTCCTGGCGCTGGCCGCGCTCGTGCTCACGTTCGTGATCACCCGGGTCATCACGCGTCTGATCCGGGCGGGCAAGGGCCCGTTCGGCAACATCAGCTCCGGCGGGGTGCACATCCACCATGTGGTGCCGGGCGTGGTGCTGACCGTCGCGGGCGGCTTCGGCGCGGTGACGAGCGGCCTGCGGGGCTTCGGCTCGGGCGCCTTCGCGATCGTCTTCGGCATCGGCACGGGCCTCGTCCTCGACGAGTTCGCGCTGATCCTGCATCTCGACGACGTGTACTGGACGGAGGCGGGCCGTAAGAGCGTGGAGGCCGTGGTGCTGACCGTGGCCCTGGTCGGGCTGCTGCTGGTGGGCTTCTCGCCGTTCGGCGTCAACGACATGAGCGACGAGGAGCTTCAGGACCGGGGGAGGGTCATCTCGACCGTGGTCGTGAACTTCCTGTTCTCGCTGGCGGTGCTGGCGAAGGGGAAGGCCAAGATGGCGGTCTTCAGCGTGTTCGTGCCGTTTTTGGGGCTGGTGGGCTTCATTCGGCTGGCCCGGCCGGGCTCGCCGTGGGCCCGGAGGTTCTACGGCCGTCGTCCGCGTGCGCGGGCCAAGGCCGTGCTCCGCGCGTATCGCCACGACCGGCGGTGGGCCGGGCCCCGGCGGTGGGTGGGGGACTGGCTGGGCGGGAAGACGGACGCCGAGCTCGCTCAGTCCCGTAAGGGGGAGTGAGGGCGCCCATGGGCGGGGGAGGGACGTCGTCCGGCTGCCCCGCCCCGCGCCGGCACGCGCACAGCGCCACCACCGCCCCGATCGCCGCCAGATGCTCCTTGCCCGCCAGGTTGTTCTTCAGCAGGACCTCCACCACCATGGCGACGACCACCGCGGCCGCCGTCGCGCGGGCGCGATAGCGCCAGCCCAGGAACACCGCGAGGCCGACCACGGCCGCCGACGGACCGGTGTCCACGATGCGGGCGTCGGCCACCGGCAGGCCGAAGGGGCTGTCCGGGCCCAGGGCGATGCCCACGCGGGCGTACAGGGTGCCGGCGAGGGTGGCGGCGTAGGCGATGACGAGGGTGCGCCACCAGCCGAGGCAGAGCTCCGCGACGCCGAACACCAGCAGAAGCTGCGCGAGGGCGCCCCACACCGGCAGGTCCAGCGCGGGGACGAAGAGCGAGAGCGGGGTGCGCAGCAGGGCGAGCCACAAGGCGTCCTGCGCCCTCACCGCGCCGAGGTTCTGGACCGGCTGATAGCCCCACGACTGGTTCTGCACGACCTGCGTCACCGACGTCAGGCACACCGCCGCCAGAGTCATGGGCACCAGCCTCATGGGCACCGCGCTCATGGGCGCCGCCCGCCGAGACCGCCGCACCAGGGGGGTGCGTACGGCCAGGTACAGCGCACCCCATTCGGCGCGGGCCCAGCGGGCGATCCGGTTCATCGGTGGGTCTCCAGATGCTTGCGGTGCAGCCACTTCGGCAGCCCCGACGGCACGGCCCCCAGGAACCCCTCCGCCCGCGCCGCGGCGATGCCGATGCGGGGCAGGTCCGCGCTCTTCTCGAAGAGCAGGAAGCGGGGTTCCCAGATGGGCCGGTACTTGGCGTTGGCGCGGTACAGCGACTCGATCTGCCACCAGCGCGAGAAGAAGCTGAGCAGCGACCGCCACAGCCTCAGCACCGGCCCGGCGCCGAGGCGTGCGCCCCTTTCGAAGACCGACCGGAACACGGCGAAGTTGAGCGAAACCTGGGTGATCCGGATCTCTCGCGTCTCCCGGGCCCGGCGCAGGAGTTCGAGGACCATGAACTCCATCAGGCCGTTGTCGCAGGCGCGGTCCCGGCGCATCAGGTCGAGGGACAGGCCGTGCGGCCCCCACGGCACGAACGAGAGCAGGGCCCGCAGCTCACCGTCGGCGTCGGTGCACTCCAGCATCACGCAGCGGCCGTCCTCCGGGTCCCCGAGCCGCCCCAGCGCCATGCTGAACCCGCGCTCCGTGGCCCCGTCGCGCCAGTCGTCGGCGCGCCGCAGCAGGTACGCCATCTCATCGGCGGGGATGTCCTCGTGCCGCCGTACCCGCACGGTGTACCCGGCCCGGCGGACCCGGTTGTACGCCTGCCGGACGGTCCGCATGGCACGTCCTTCGAGGGTGAACTCGGCGACCTCGACGATCGCCTCGTCCCCGAGTTCCAGCGCGTCCAGTCCGTGCCGGGCGTACACGGTCCCGGCCTCCTCGCTCGCGCCCATCACCGCCGGGATCCACCCGTGCGCCCGCGCCTCGGCGAGCCACGGCTCGATCGCCCCCGGCCAGGCCTCCGGATCCCCGAGCGGATCCCCGGACGCCAGCGACACCCCGCCGATGACGCGGTAGGCGACGGCCGCCTTGCCGGTCGGCGAGAAGCACACGCTTTTCTCGCGGCGCAGCGCGAAGTAGCCGAGCGAGTCCCGCTCACCGTGCCGGTCGAGGAGCTCCCGTAGCCGTTTCTCGTCGTCCTCGGTGAGCGGGTCGACGGCGCGCCGGGAGCGGAACGCCGCGTACAGCACGGCGAGGACGAGGACCGTGCTCAGCACGTTGACGGCGACGTCCACCCAGGTGGGCGTGGCGATCCCGGGGACGCGGTAGTCGTCGGCGGCGACGGAGACCAGCCGCAACGTGCCGTAGCGCCAGCGCTCCAGGAAGGTGGAGGGGGCGGAGGCCCGGTTGGTGACCGTCACGAGCAGCGCGGCCAGCAGCGAGGCGCCCAGCAGTCCGCCGACGCCGACGGCCGCGGCGAGCTTCGGGTTGGACCGGTCGCCCTTGGCGTAGAACTCCCGCCGCCCGGCGAGCAGCGCGACCACGAACGCGGCGGTCAGCGCGAGGGAGACCCAGTTCTGCGGGCAGCGC is a window encoding:
- a CDS encoding leucyl aminopeptidase, giving the protein MTALTLSTAAAPGLRADAIVIGVAKGAASRSGDLIVAPGAEALDKAYDGRLAGVLETLGASGAEGEVTKLPAPAGFKAPLVLAVGLGAEPEKDAGFDAEALRRAAGVAARALAGSKKAAFALPVTDAADIGAIAEGVLLGAYSFDAYKQTGPGGKDARAKNGKNGRAPLAEAALLGGKPRDAVHKAALLRAAAVGEELNRARDLINMPPNDLDPQAFAALAQTAAKEHGIKVQVLDDKALAKGGYGGILGVGSGSAAAPRLVKLSYTSGKAKKHLAFVGKGITYDSGGISLKPAGHNETMKCDMSGAAAVFAAVVAAARLGLEVNVTGWLALAENMPSGSATRPGDVLRMYSGKTVEVLNTDAEGRLVLADALWAASEEKPDAIVDVATLTGAMMLALGSRTFGIMANDDAFRSAVHEAAEEVGEPAWPMPLPEHLRKGMDSGVADIANMGERMGGGLVAGLFLREFVGEGITWAHLDIAGPAFNEGGPFGYTPKGGTGTAVRTLVRLAELTASGDLG
- a CDS encoding adenosylcobinamide-GDP ribazoletransferase encodes the protein MTSPLDGLRFAFGTLSVLPVRVTRWDRQAARGGMLSAPLVGLVVGGCAAGLGLLLLRLGASPLLAAVASAAVPAVLTRGLHLDGLADTADGLGSGKPAEDALRIMKQSDIGPFGVLTLVVVLLAQVAALTQLYEVSWTLGALAAVVSAAAARLALTLAARDGVPAARPEGLGAAVAGVVPVRGAVIAAVAVTLAAAAAGAWLGPYGGDGVVALLGPVEPGPLFEPYDAVRPALAILAALAAAELLLRHCTRRFGGVTGDVFGGLAETAATTALVVFCLGHQGA
- a CDS encoding endo alpha-1,4 polygalactosaminidase; the encoded protein is MRRPTVLLPLLGLLLAGCASAPDDPPQDRPDGSSSGATSASGKVWQPAPGIDWQWQLSGRLDTSVDVPVYDIDGFDQTKDTVAGLHDDGRKVICYLSTGAWEDWRPDAAKFPKSVIGKGNGWDGERWLDIRRTDVLEPLMAARLDMCRAKGFDAVEPDNMDGYKNTTGFPIKAADQLRYNRLIAGLAHDRGMSVGLKNDLDQIPALVDDFDFAVNEQCAQYDECEEMTPFIEAGKAVFHVEYELPTSDFCADSRRLRLSSLLKKYELGVWRETCHPAG
- the lpdA gene encoding dihydrolipoyl dehydrogenase, with product MANDASTVFDLVILGGGSGGYAAALRGAQLGLDVALIEKDKVGGTCLHRGCIPTKALLHAGEIADQARESEQFGVKATFEGIDIAGVHKYKDGVISGLYKGLQGLVASRKVTYIEGEGRLSSPTSVDVNGRRIQGRHVLLATGSVPKSLPGLEIDGNRIISSDHALVLDRVPKSAIILGGGVIGVEFASAWKSFGSDVTVIEGLKHLVPVEDENSSKLLERAFRKRGIKFNLGTFFSKAEYTADGVKVTLADGKEFEAEVLLVAVGRGPVSAGLGYEEQGVAMDRGYVLVDEYMRTNVPTISAVGDLVPTLQLAHVGFAEGILVAERLAGLKAVPIDYDGVPRVTYCHPEVASVGITEAKAKEIYGADKVVALKYNLAGNGRSKILNTSGEIKLVQVKDGAVVGVHMVGDRMGEQVGEAQLIYNWEALPAEVAQLIHAHPTQNEALGEAHLALAGKPLHAHD
- a CDS encoding phosphatidylglycerol lysyltransferase domain-containing protein; the encoded protein is MGNTRGAAAFAVWYLRAVAFVNFLSAVWVSLGQDVRRHNQENLFTPYLLTAGFASGVFTAFLAVTMRRRKRAAWILNLGLSGAFLGLFSLAMAFPEIRRCPQNWVSLALTAAFVVALLAGRREFYAKGDRSNPKLAAAVGVGGLLGASLLAALLVTVTNRASAPSTFLERWRYGTLRLVSVAADDYRVPGIATPTWVDVAVNVLSTVLVLAVLYAAFRSRRAVDPLTEDDEKRLRELLDRHGERDSLGYFALRREKSVCFSPTGKAAVAYRVIGGVSLASGDPLGDPEAWPGAIEPWLAEARAHGWIPAVMGASEEAGTVYARHGLDALELGDEAIVEVAEFTLEGRAMRTVRQAYNRVRRAGYTVRVRRHEDIPADEMAYLLRRADDWRDGATERGFSMALGRLGDPEDGRCVMLECTDADGELRALLSFVPWGPHGLSLDLMRRDRACDNGLMEFMVLELLRRARETREIRITQVSLNFAVFRSVFERGARLGAGPVLRLWRSLLSFFSRWWQIESLYRANAKYRPIWEPRFLLFEKSADLPRIGIAAARAEGFLGAVPSGLPKWLHRKHLETHR
- the sucB gene encoding 2-oxoglutarate dehydrogenase, E2 component, dihydrolipoamide succinyltransferase gives rise to the protein MAVSVTLPALGESVTEGTVTRWLKAEGERVEADEPLLEVSTDKVDTEIPSPAAGILASIKVAEDETVEVGAELAVIDDGTGAAAAAPAPVAEPVAAPAPEPTPAAQPSTEQAAPAPAPTAEAAAGAGSAQGTDVVLPALGESVTEGTVTRWLKSVGDSVEADEPLLEVSTDKVDTEIPAPTSGVLLEITVGEDETAEVGAKLAVIGAPGAAPAAAPAPAAPAPAAAAPAPAAPVPAAPAPAPAAPAPAPVAAAPAPAAPAPAPVAPAPVTPAPAPAAQATDEGAYVTPLVRKLAAENGVDLAAVKGTGVGGRIRKQDVLAAAEAAKAAAAAPAPAAAAPAAAAAKKAPKLEASPLRGQTVKMPRIRKVIGDNMVKALHEQAQLSSVVEVDVTRLMRLRAQAKDSFAAREGVKLSPMPFFVKAAAQALKAHPAVNARINVEEGTITYFDTESVGIAVDSEKGLMTPVIKHAGDLNIAGIAKATADLAGKVRANKITPDELSGATFTISNTGSRGALFDTIIVPPNQVAILGIGATVKRPAVIETEEGTVIGVRDMTYLTLSYDHRLVDGADAARYLTAVKAILEAGEFEVELGL